The Naumannella cuiyingiana DNA window CCAGGCCCGGTTGAACGAGCAGAAGTCGGCGATCGAGGACCGGCTGCGCGGCTGGATGGCCCGCCGCGACGAGCAGGTCGCCGAGATCGACTCCTCGCTCGGCGATCAGGACACCGAGCGGGCGGCGCTCGTCGCCGCCCTACCGGCCGAGCTCGTCGCCTACTACGAGAAGGTCCGGTCCGGCCACGACGGCCTCGGTGCGGCGGCGCTGGTGCAGCGGCGCTGCACCGGCTGCCGGATCGAGGCGAACGCGGCCGACCTGCGCGCCTATGCCGCCGCTGCTCCCGAGGAGGTGCTGCGCTGCGAGGAGTGTGGCCGGATCCTCGTGCGTACCCCCGAATCCGGACTCTGAGACAGGAGCGTCATGCCCGCACGCCCGATCATCGTTCCCGAGGACGTACCCGTCGAACTGGTCGAGGGGTTCGAGAAGCTGATGACCGAGGTCGGCGTCACCGACGACTTCCCCGACGAGGTGGAGCAGGCGGCAGAGCAGGCGTGCAGTGCCTCGCTACCGCTGTCCCCGCCGGACCTGACCGCGATCGAGTTCTTCGCGATCGACCCGCCGGGGGCCAAGGACATCGACCAGATCATGCACCTGTCGCGTGACGGCGACGGCTACCTGGTCCGTTACGGGATCGCGTGCGTGTCTGCCTTTGTCGAGCCCGGGGGACCGGTCGATGTCGAATCGCACCGACGCGGGCAGACCTATTACGCCCCGCACCGTCGCTTTCCGCTGTATCCGCCCGTGCTGTCCGAATCTGCCGCGAGCCTGCTGGCCGGTCAGACCCGGCCGGCGTTCGTCTGGCACATCCGGCTGGACGCGGCGGGCGAGGTGGTCGATGTCGATCTTGGTCGGGCGATGGTACGCAGCCGCGAGCAGCTCACCTATGACGATGCCCAGGCGCGGATCGACGACGGCAGCGCGAGCGAGTCGCTGATGCTGCTGCGCGAGATCGGCGAGAAGCGCCTCAAGATCGAGACCGAGCGTGGCGGTGTCTCGTTGAACCTGCCCGCGCAGGAGGTCGAGGTGGTCGACGGGCAGTGGACGTTGATCTTCCGTGCGGCACTGCCGGTGGAGGACTGGAACGCCCAGATCTCCTTGTTGACGGGCATCTGCGCGGCGAAGCTGATGCTGCGGGCCAAGGTCGGCATCGTCCGCACCCTGCCCGCGGCCGACGAGCGTGCCCTGCGCCGGCTGCGCCGGGTGGCGCGCGCGATGGGCGTACCGTGGCCGGACGACATGGGTTATCCGGACTTCGTGCGCAGCCTGGACCCGGAGACGCCGAAGGGCGTGGCGATGATGTATGCCTGCACGTCGCTGTTCCGGGGCGCCGGTTACCTGTCCTTCGACGGCACCGTGCCGAAGGACAACGAGCACGCCGCGCTGGCCACGCCGTATGCCCACACCACGGCACCCCTGCGGCGGCTCGTCGATCGCTACGTCCTGGAATGCTGTGCGGCGATCGTCGCCGGCGAGGAGGTGCCGGGATGGGTGCGCGAGGCCCTGCCCGAGTTGCCGGAGCAGATGACGGAGGCGGACCGGCGGGCCAAGCGCTTCGAGCGGGGCATCGTGGATCTGGTCGAGGCGCTGGTCCTGCACGATCGGATCGGGCAGTCCTTCCGCGGCACCATCGTCGATGTCGACGACCAGGACGGCGACCGGGGGAGCCTGCTGCTGGAGGACCCCGCCGTCGAGGCGCGGCTGGTCGGCAAGCGGCTGGAGGCCGGCGAGGAGGTCGACGCGACGCTCGAGTCCGCCGACATGGTGACGGGCAAGGTCGAGTTTCGGTCCTGAGTGGCTTGCCGCGCTAGAATTCGGCTTGGACGAGCCAGCCAGGTGGTCGCGGTGCGCATCGCGTACCGAGGAAAGTCCGGACTCCACAGAGCAGGGTGGTGGGTAACACCCACCCGGGGCGACCCGCGGGAAAGTGCCACAGAGAACAGACCGCCCCCGTGAGGGGGTAAGGGTGAAACGGCGGTGTAAGAGACCACCGGCATCCCGGGCGACCGGGATGGCCAGGCAAACCCCACCCGGAGCAAGACCAGACAGGCTGCGTTCGAGGGTTGCTCGCCCGAGCAGCCGGGTAGGTCGCACCAGGCGGTCGGCAACGGCCGTCGCAGATGGATGATCACCCGCGACAGAATCCGGCTTATCGGCTGGCTCGTCCCTCATCGACCGCTCGCCGGGGTTGTGGTGGCCCGTTCCCGCCCGGTGGCGCCGTTATCGACCGCTCGTCGAGCTTGTGGTGGCCCGTTCCCGCCCGGTGGCGCCGTTATCGACCACTCGCCGGGGTTTGGGCTCGTCCGGCGGGGCCGTGCGCGTCGTTATCGACCACCCGTCGGGGTGTGGTGGCCTGCCCGGCCCCGTTCACGGCAGCGTGAGGATTTCCGCGCCGTCCTCGGTGACGACGATGGTGTGCTCGAACTGCGCGCAGCGCGACCCGTCGGCCGTCACCACGGTCCACCCATCGTCCCACAGCTCCCACTCGTGCGTACCGGTCGTGATCATCGGTTCGATCGTGAAGGTCATGCCCGGTCGCAGCATCGTGTCGTAGTAGCTCGCGTCGTAGTGCGGAATGATCAACCCGGAATGGAAGGCGGTGTGCACCCCGTGACCGGTGTAGTCGCGCACCACGCCGTAGCCGAAGCGGGCGGCGTACTTCTCGATCACCCGACCGATGACGTTCACCTGCCGGCCGGGCCTCACGGCCCGGATCGCGCGGGCCAGCGCCTCCTCCGTGCGTTCGGACAACAACCGGGATTCCTCGTCGACCTGCCCGCAGAAGAAGGTGGCGCAGTTGTCGCCGTGCACGCCGTCCAGATAGGCGGTGAGATCGATCTTGACGATGTCGCCGTCGGCCAACGGCCGGGCGTCGGGGATGCCGTGGCAGATCACCTCGTTCACCGAGGTGCACAGGGACTTGGGAAATCCGCGATACCCGAGCGTGGAGGGGTACGCCCCGTGGTCCAGCAGGTACTCGTGCCCGATCCGGTCCAGCTCGTCGGTGGTGACCCCGGGCGCGATGGCGGCCGCCGCCTCCCGCATGGCCCGCGCGGCGAGCCGGCCCGCCGCGCGCATCCGCTCGATCACCTCGGTCGACTGCACATCGCTGCCGGTGTAGGGCAGCGGCCGGTCCCGCCCGACATAGGGCGGTGCGGGGATGTCGCGCGGTACGCGCCGCATCGGCGAGACGGCGTGCGGGCGGACGGGGGCAGCGGTGGGCGACACGGCGCAGATCCTATGCGGCACAATCGCCACTGCAAGCGCCCGACGAGGAGGGAACCATGACCGACACCCCGCGCTCCGAAGCGGCCGGCGACGGCCCCTGGTACTACAACATCGTGACCAAGCAGATCGTGCCCGAGGGCGCCGACCGGGCCGAGAACCTGCTCGGCCCCTATCCGACGCGTGCCGACGCCGAGCGCGCCCTGGAGAAGGTGCAGGAGCGCAACGAGGCCTGGGACAACGATCCCAACTGGAACGACGACGCCGAATGAGGGCCCGGCCGGGCGCACGGTGATGCCAGATTCGATCCCGGACTCGCAGATGGACTTCGACTCCGCGCCGGCGCACGGGTTCGTGCGGGTGGCCGCCTGCGCGACCCCGACGGCGATCGCCGATCCGGCGAGCAATGCCGCGGTGATCATCGAGCAGGCGCGGTTGTGTCACGACGACGGGGCGCTGCTCGCGGTCTTCCCGGAACTGTCGCTGACCGGGTACGCCATCGACGACCTGCACCTGCAGGATCCGGTGCTGGACGCGGTCGGGGAGGCGATCTCCGCCGTCCGGGAGGCCAGCCGCAAGCTGCGCCCGGTGATCGTCATCGGGGCCGCGTTGCGGCACCGCAACCGGCTCTACAACTGCGCCGTGGTGCTGCATAGCGGCGAGATCCTCGGCGTGGTGCCGAAGTCCTATCTGCCCAACTACCGCGAGTTCTACGAGAAGCGGCACTTCGCGCCCGGCGATGATCAACGCGGCGGGACGATCGAGGTGGGCGGGGAGGTCGTGCCGTTCGGCGTCGATCTGCTGTTCGCGGCGGCCGATCTCGACGGATTCGTGATCAACATCGAGATCTGTGAGGACATGTGGGTCCCGGTGCCGCCCAGTTCGCTGGCCGCGCTCGCCGGGGCGACCGTGCTCGCCAACATGTCCGGCAGCCCGATCACCGTTGGCCGCGCCCGCGACCGGCACCTGCTGTGCCAGGCCCAGTCCGCGCGTACCCTGTCGGCCTATCTGTACGCCGCCACCGGCCAGGGCGAGTCGACCACCGACCTGTCCTGGGACGGCATGACGATGATCTATGAGTGTGGCGACCTGCTCGCCGAGACCGAGCGCTTTCCGGACGGCCCCCGGCGCAGCGTCGCCGATCTCGATCTTGACCGGATCCGCCAGGACCGGATCCGGGACGGCTCGATCGGCGACAATGCCCGCACCTGGGGGCTGGACCGCGACGACGACGCCGAGCTCGGTTACCGGACGATCGACTTCGTCGCCGATCCGCCGGCCGGCGACATCGGGCTGTGGCGGGAGGTGGCGCGTTTCCCGTTCGTGCCGAACGACCCGGCGCTGCTGGCCCAGGACTGCTACGAGGCGTACAACATCCAGGTGTCGGCGCTGGTCCAGCGGCTCAGCGCGATCGGTCAGCCCAAGATCGTGATCGGGGTGTCCGGCGGTCTGGACTCCACCCATGCGCTGATTGTCGCCGCGCGGGCGATGGACCAGCTCGGGCGGCCCCGCTCGGACATTCTCGCCTATACGATGCCCGGCTTTGCCACCAGTGACGAGACGAAGACGAATGCGACCGAGCTGGCGCACGCGCTCGGGGTCGAGTTCACCGAGCTGGACATCCGGCCGGCGGCCGAGCAGATGCTCGCCGATCTTGATCATCCGTATGCCTCCGGAGAGCCGGTCTACGACACCACCTTCGAGAACGTGCAGGCCGGGCTGCGCTACGACTACCTGTTCCGGATCGCGAACCACCGCGGCGGGATCGTGCTCGGCACCGGCGACATGTCGGAGCTGGCGCTCGGCTGGTGCACCTATGGCGTCGGCGATCAGATGTC harbors:
- a CDS encoding RNB domain-containing ribonuclease; the encoded protein is MPARPIIVPEDVPVELVEGFEKLMTEVGVTDDFPDEVEQAAEQACSASLPLSPPDLTAIEFFAIDPPGAKDIDQIMHLSRDGDGYLVRYGIACVSAFVEPGGPVDVESHRRGQTYYAPHRRFPLYPPVLSESAASLLAGQTRPAFVWHIRLDAAGEVVDVDLGRAMVRSREQLTYDDAQARIDDGSASESLMLLREIGEKRLKIETERGGVSLNLPAQEVEVVDGQWTLIFRAALPVEDWNAQISLLTGICAAKLMLRAKVGIVRTLPAADERALRRLRRVARAMGVPWPDDMGYPDFVRSLDPETPKGVAMMYACTSLFRGAGYLSFDGTVPKDNEHAALATPYAHTTAPLRRLVDRYVLECCAAIVAGEEVPGWVREALPELPEQMTEADRRAKRFERGIVDLVEALVLHDRIGQSFRGTIVDVDDQDGDRGSLLLEDPAVEARLVGKRLEAGEEVDATLESADMVTGKVEFRS
- the map gene encoding type I methionyl aminopeptidase: MRRVPRDIPAPPYVGRDRPLPYTGSDVQSTEVIERMRAAGRLAARAMREAAAAIAPGVTTDELDRIGHEYLLDHGAYPSTLGYRGFPKSLCTSVNEVICHGIPDARPLADGDIVKIDLTAYLDGVHGDNCATFFCGQVDEESRLLSERTEEALARAIRAVRPGRQVNVIGRVIEKYAARFGYGVVRDYTGHGVHTAFHSGLIIPHYDASYYDTMLRPGMTFTIEPMITTGTHEWELWDDGWTVVTADGSRCAQFEHTIVVTEDGAEILTLP
- a CDS encoding zinc ribbon domain-containing protein, whose translation is MQAVDTETAKLQARRRSLPEHADIATGKKQRLAIMEKLVETDTRVSDLERAQRKAEADLEPVRQRRVRDQERIDGGAVTDPKQLSALIDEVSHLGRRIGELEDAELEVMGELEEAQADQARLNEQKSAIEDRLRGWMARRDEQVAEIDSSLGDQDTERAALVAALPAELVAYYEKVRSGHDGLGAAALVQRRCTGCRIEANAADLRAYAAAAPEEVLRCEECGRILVRTPESGL
- a CDS encoding NAD(+) synthase, encoding MPDSIPDSQMDFDSAPAHGFVRVAACATPTAIADPASNAAVIIEQARLCHDDGALLAVFPELSLTGYAIDDLHLQDPVLDAVGEAISAVREASRKLRPVIVIGAALRHRNRLYNCAVVLHSGEILGVVPKSYLPNYREFYEKRHFAPGDDQRGGTIEVGGEVVPFGVDLLFAAADLDGFVINIEICEDMWVPVPPSSLAALAGATVLANMSGSPITVGRARDRHLLCQAQSARTLSAYLYAATGQGESTTDLSWDGMTMIYECGDLLAETERFPDGPRRSVADLDLDRIRQDRIRDGSIGDNARTWGLDRDDDAELGYRTIDFVADPPAGDIGLWREVARFPFVPNDPALLAQDCYEAYNIQVSALVQRLSAIGQPKIVIGVSGGLDSTHALIVAARAMDQLGRPRSDILAYTMPGFATSDETKTNATELAHALGVEFTELDIRPAAEQMLADLDHPYASGEPVYDTTFENVQAGLRYDYLFRIANHRGGIVLGTGDMSELALGWCTYGVGDQMSHYGVNSGVPKTLIQHLIRWVVDADLFGPDTGTILTRILDTEISPELVPGDQPQSTEAAIGPYALQDFTLYHVLRYGFRPSKIAFLARHAWADVDAGAWPPNFPDPKKIAYDLPTIRHWLEVFLKRYFAFSQFKRSAMPNGPKVVAGGSLSPRGDWRAPSDGNARAWLADWERIPKG